DNA from Amycolatopsis sp. DSM 110486:
ACCGCACCAGCGTCCTGTTGCAATTCCCCGGCGGCTACGTCGCCGAGGTCCACGACGGCGTCTTCCACTGACTTCCCCGTTCCCACACCGAGAAAAGGAACCACCACGATGAGCATTGAGATCAAGGCCGGCCGCTACGAGATCGACCCGGTGCACTCCTCCATCGAGTTCTCCACCCGCTTCGTCGCGGCCCGCGTGCGCGGCACGTTCGGCGCCTTCTCCGGCACCGTCGAGGTCGCCGATGACCTGGCCAAGTCGTCGGTGACGGCGGCCATCGACACCGCGTCGCTGCACACCGGCACCGAGGCGCGTGACGAGCACTTGCGCGCCGCGGACTACTTCGACGTCGCCGACCACCCGGAGGCGACCTTCGCCTCCACGAGCCTGGAGGCCGACGGCGACCGGTTCACCCTAGGCGGCGACCTCACGATCCGCGGCACGACGCTGCCGGTCGCGCTCGACCTGTACTTCACCGGCGACGGCGTGGACCACTACGGCAACTTCCGCGTCGGATTCCGTGCCACCACACGGGTTTCGCGCTCCGCGTTCGGTGTCGCCGGCAACGTATCCCGGCCCGGCGGCCCGCTGCTCATGGGCGACGCGACCGAGCTGACGTTGCAGATCCAGGCGACCGCCCCGGCCGGCGAGGAGTCCTGATGCCCACGACCACCTCCGCGATGACCGTCGCCTCGGCGGGGGAGCGGTTCACGCGGCGTTCGCTGGAGCTGGCCGACCCGGCGCCGGACGAGGTGCTGGTGCGGATCGAGGCGGTGGGCATGTGCCACGCCGACATCGCCGTGCGGGCGGGGGAGTTCCCCTTCCCGCTGCCGGGGGTGGCCGGGCACGAGGGGGCCGGGATCGTCGAGCAGGTCGGTTCGGGCGTGACCTCAGTGAGGCCGGGGGACCGGGTCATGCTGACGTTCGACTCCTGCGGTCACTGCGTGGGCTGCGTCTCCGGGCTGCCCTCGCAGTGCGTGGAATTCCTGCCGCGCAACTTCACCAACGGCTCCCGGCCCGACGGCAGCCCGAGCCTGCACGA
Protein-coding regions in this window:
- a CDS encoding YceI family protein; translated protein: MSIEIKAGRYEIDPVHSSIEFSTRFVAARVRGTFGAFSGTVEVADDLAKSSVTAAIDTASLHTGTEARDEHLRAADYFDVADHPEATFASTSLEADGDRFTLGGDLTIRGTTLPVALDLYFTGDGVDHYGNFRVGFRATTRVSRSAFGVAGNVSRPGGPLLMGDATELTLQIQATAPAGEES